Proteins from a single region of Pseudodesulfovibrio portus:
- a CDS encoding DUF167 domain-containing protein — protein sequence MAVWVQPGARRSEVAGEYQGCLKIRLQAPAVDNKANKALVAFVAKNLNMKKSQVAIKSGHTNRRKLLALDTAEALDWESLLLSGGPQQP from the coding sequence CTGGCCGTCTGGGTGCAACCCGGCGCACGTCGCAGCGAGGTGGCCGGAGAGTACCAGGGCTGCCTCAAGATTCGTCTTCAGGCTCCGGCGGTGGACAACAAGGCCAACAAGGCGCTTGTGGCCTTTGTCGCCAAAAACCTGAACATGAAAAAAAGCCAGGTGGCGATCAAGTCCGGGCACACGAACCGGCGAAAGCTTCTGGCACTGGATACAGCGGAAGCGCTGGACTGGGAGTCCCTTCTCCTCTCCGGCGGACCGCAGCAACCCTAA
- the tatA gene encoding twin-arginine translocase TatA/TatE family subunit codes for MIGGFGVWELLIILVIVLVIFGAKKLPEIGGGIGQAISNFKRATNEPDEIDVTPKKEEADEEKKES; via the coding sequence ATGATCGGCGGATTCGGAGTCTGGGAACTCTTAATTATTCTCGTTATCGTCCTGGTCATTTTCGGTGCCAAGAAACTGCCTGAAATCGGCGGCGGCATCGGTCAGGCCATCAGCAACTTCAAGAGGGCCACCAACGAGCCTGACGAAATCGACGTCACGCCCAAAAAGGAAGAGGCCGACGAAGAGAAGAAGGAAAGCTAG
- a CDS encoding MBL fold metallo-hydrolase RNA specificity domain-containing protein gives MKVTFMGAARTVSGSCYVMECGSTRFALDCGMHQGNKEIEKRNRDLDRYDPKKLDFILITHAHIDHTGLLPAMVAKGFKNPIYCTAPTRDLLEIMLLDSAHIQEMEAEWSNRKQLRTGGEPVKPLYSVADAERTVPLLATVDYARTFEPAPGLKVTYLDAGHILGSAFIEIEYEENGKTTKLVFSGDLGRPEQLIVSDPSKVHDTDYLFLESTYGNRNHKDDTGSLDELAEAIAYSYGKGEKVVIPAFAVERSQQIIYSLFLLRKQGRLPADMPVYLDSPLAIRATEIFRKHPEFFDKKTQTLIQNGENPLDLPNLHFTESREQSVAINETKGPAVIISASGMANAGRIKHHLRHNLWRKGASVVFVGWQGVGTPGRKIVNGAKKIRIFSEEVTINAKVFTINAFSGHAGQDELLKWLGTMQGKPVKVILVHGEAEVQTEFSRLITEKFGFEVHIPEYMEELVLEPGQAMKPVVDMDIARPRVDWDFLLADSEKLYAELKKRVKDVEARPWVDQSELRDKLLDINRHIVELVSEM, from the coding sequence ATGAAAGTGACCTTCATGGGCGCGGCCCGTACCGTCAGCGGTTCCTGTTATGTCATGGAGTGCGGCTCCACCCGGTTCGCATTGGACTGCGGCATGCACCAGGGCAACAAGGAGATCGAGAAGCGGAATCGGGATCTGGACCGGTATGACCCCAAAAAACTGGACTTCATCCTCATAACCCACGCCCATATCGACCACACGGGGTTGCTGCCCGCCATGGTCGCCAAGGGGTTCAAGAACCCCATCTACTGTACGGCCCCCACCCGGGACCTGTTGGAGATCATGCTGCTCGATTCTGCGCATATCCAGGAAATGGAGGCCGAATGGAGCAACCGCAAACAGCTGCGTACAGGCGGTGAGCCCGTCAAGCCGCTCTATTCCGTTGCCGACGCCGAGCGGACGGTCCCCCTGCTGGCGACCGTCGACTACGCCAGGACCTTCGAGCCCGCTCCGGGTCTGAAGGTGACCTACCTCGATGCCGGGCACATCCTCGGGTCCGCCTTCATCGAGATCGAGTATGAGGAGAACGGCAAGACCACCAAGCTCGTCTTTTCCGGCGACCTGGGCCGTCCCGAACAGCTTATAGTAAGTGATCCCAGCAAAGTGCACGATACCGACTACCTCTTTCTGGAGTCCACCTACGGCAACCGGAATCACAAGGACGACACCGGCAGCCTGGACGAGCTTGCCGAGGCCATCGCCTACAGCTACGGGAAAGGGGAGAAGGTGGTCATTCCCGCCTTTGCCGTGGAACGTTCCCAGCAGATCATCTATTCCCTGTTCCTGCTTCGCAAGCAGGGGCGGCTGCCTGCCGATATGCCGGTCTACCTGGACAGTCCCCTGGCGATCAGGGCCACGGAGATATTCCGCAAGCACCCTGAGTTTTTCGATAAAAAGACCCAGACATTGATTCAGAACGGCGAGAACCCGCTGGACCTGCCCAACCTGCATTTTACGGAGAGCCGCGAGCAGTCCGTTGCCATCAATGAAACCAAAGGACCGGCGGTGATCATCTCGGCCAGCGGCATGGCCAACGCGGGGCGCATCAAGCACCACCTGCGTCACAACCTGTGGCGCAAAGGGGCCAGCGTGGTCTTCGTGGGCTGGCAGGGCGTCGGCACCCCGGGCCGCAAGATCGTCAACGGGGCCAAGAAGATCCGTATCTTCAGCGAAGAGGTGACCATCAATGCCAAGGTCTTCACCATCAACGCCTTTTCCGGGCATGCGGGTCAGGACGAACTCTTGAAATGGCTCGGCACCATGCAGGGCAAGCCGGTCAAGGTCATCCTCGTGCACGGCGAGGCCGAGGTGCAGACCGAGTTTTCCCGGTTGATCACGGAGAAATTCGGTTTCGAGGTCCATATTCCCGAATACATGGAGGAATTGGTGCTCGAGCCCGGTCAGGCCATGAAGCCGGTTGTGGACATGGATATCGCCCGTCCGCGCGTGGATTGGGATTTTCTGCTGGCCGATTCCGAGAAGCTGTATGCGGAACTCAAGAAGCGCGTGAAGGATGTGGAGGCTCGTCCGTGGGTGGATCAGTCCGAACTGCGTGACAAGCTGCTCGACATCAATCGGCACATCGTCGAGCTCGTTTCCGAGATGTAG
- the coaD gene encoding pantetheine-phosphate adenylyltransferase, with protein sequence MAELNQRVAVYPGTFDPLTMGHVSLARRGVRVFDKVILAIAESTPKKTLFSIGERVSLAQEVFRDEPRVVVEPFDSLLIDYVASRGAGTIMRGLRAVSDFEYEFQMALMNRKLEREIETVFMMTDFKWMYLSSTIVKEVAQYKGDVHGLVPGPVVNALGVKLGYDPSRKKK encoded by the coding sequence ATGGCGGAATTGAACCAGAGAGTGGCCGTTTACCCCGGGACCTTCGACCCCTTGACCATGGGCCACGTCAGCCTTGCGCGGCGTGGCGTGCGGGTCTTCGACAAGGTCATCCTGGCCATTGCCGAATCCACGCCCAAGAAGACCCTGTTTTCCATCGGTGAGCGGGTATCGTTGGCCCAGGAAGTGTTTCGGGACGAGCCGCGCGTGGTTGTCGAGCCGTTCGATTCACTGCTCATCGATTACGTGGCCAGCCGGGGAGCCGGGACAATCATGCGCGGACTGCGGGCCGTGTCCGATTTCGAGTACGAATTCCAGATGGCGCTCATGAATCGCAAGCTGGAACGGGAAATCGAGACCGTGTTCATGATGACCGACTTCAAGTGGATGTATTTGAGCTCCACCATCGTCAAGGAAGTGGCCCAGTACAAGGGCGACGTGCATGGCCTGGTGCCCGGACCGGTGGTCAACGCCCTCGGGGTGAAACTCGGTTACGATCCGAGCAGAAAAAAGAAGTAA
- a CDS encoding LOG family protein — MQRSKQYLIDDLSIQESWRLFKIMSEIVDGFENLSDIGPAVSVFGSARVKPEDKLYQQTEELSKKLSEAGYSVITGGGPGLMEAGNKGAFENGGESIGLHIHLPMEQHNNPYMNVKSEFRYFFIRKLMFIKYAMAYVALPGGYGTLDELSEALVLIQTHRIKPFPIVLFGVDFWSGLIDWFKNQMVTNGFCNEEDLDLFMVTDDIDVVVNHIKKHVII, encoded by the coding sequence ATACAGCGTTCCAAACAGTACCTCATCGACGATCTTTCCATCCAGGAATCCTGGCGGCTGTTCAAGATCATGTCGGAAATCGTGGACGGGTTCGAGAACCTTTCCGACATCGGCCCGGCGGTCTCGGTATTCGGCTCGGCCAGAGTCAAGCCGGAAGACAAACTCTACCAGCAGACAGAAGAACTCTCCAAAAAACTTTCCGAAGCAGGCTACTCGGTCATCACCGGCGGCGGCCCCGGCCTCATGGAGGCGGGCAACAAGGGCGCGTTCGAGAACGGCGGCGAATCCATCGGCCTGCATATCCACCTGCCCATGGAGCAGCACAACAACCCGTACATGAACGTGAAAAGCGAATTCCGCTACTTCTTCATCCGCAAGCTCATGTTCATCAAGTACGCCATGGCCTACGTGGCCCTTCCCGGCGGATACGGCACCCTTGACGAACTGTCCGAGGCGCTGGTGCTCATCCAGACCCACCGCATCAAGCCCTTCCCCATCGTCCTGTTCGGCGTGGACTTCTGGTCCGGCCTCATCGACTGGTTCAAGAACCAGATGGTCACCAACGGCTTCTGCAATGAAGAGGACCTGGATTTGTTCATGGTCACCGACGACATCGACGTAGTGGTCAATCACATCAAAAAACACGTCATCATTTAG
- a CDS encoding DUF465 domain-containing protein, translating into MEAKDLELIEKYGAKDTQLKALWDQHAVYEKMLDKLESKTYLSPTETQEIKELKKKKLAGKTKLQGLLDEYRKSEA; encoded by the coding sequence ATGGAAGCCAAAGACCTTGAACTCATTGAGAAGTACGGGGCAAAAGACACGCAATTAAAGGCTCTGTGGGATCAGCATGCAGTTTATGAAAAGATGCTAGATAAGCTCGAATCCAAGACGTACCTGTCGCCTACCGAGACGCAGGAGATCAAGGAACTCAAGAAAAAGAAGCTGGCCGGCAAGACCAAGTTGCAGGGCCTGCTCGACGAATACCGTAAATCGGAGGCCTAG
- the rsmD gene encoding 16S rRNA (guanine(966)-N(2))-methyltransferase RsmD — protein MRIVGGQYKGRRILTCEGPGYRPATMKVRESIFSMLMARGVDFGSARVIDMFAGSGSLAIECLSRGTKTAWFVEKSNKAAGLIRRNLAELKVDKNVARVVCKDLFGVLSGRPDAPFDLVFIDPPYGKDLLVPALEKALENGWIADNALVLAEVESSVAAPSEGLIGEMELLTDREYGQTRILLWRN, from the coding sequence GTGCGCATCGTCGGAGGACAATACAAGGGACGGAGGATATTGACCTGCGAGGGGCCGGGATACCGGCCCGCCACCATGAAGGTGCGGGAATCGATTTTCTCCATGCTCATGGCGCGTGGCGTGGATTTCGGGTCCGCCCGGGTGATCGACATGTTCGCCGGTTCCGGTTCGTTGGCCATCGAATGCCTGAGCCGGGGGACGAAAACCGCCTGGTTTGTCGAGAAGAGCAACAAGGCCGCCGGGTTGATCCGCAGGAACCTGGCCGAGCTCAAGGTGGATAAAAACGTTGCGAGGGTGGTCTGCAAGGACCTTTTCGGTGTACTGTCGGGCAGGCCGGATGCACCGTTCGACCTGGTGTTCATCGACCCGCCCTATGGCAAGGACCTGTTGGTCCCGGCCCTGGAAAAGGCGTTGGAAAATGGCTGGATCGCCGACAACGCGCTGGTCCTGGCCGAAGTCGAGTCCTCGGTGGCCGCTCCCTCGGAGGGGCTTATCGGAGAAATGGAATTGCTAACAGACCGGGAATACGGTCAAACCAGGATATTGTTATGGCGGAATTGA
- a CDS encoding SixA phosphatase family protein gives MLIHLMQHGACLSKELDPHQPLSPVGREQVMKSARAARALGLRFELVVASPKVRSLQTAEIMAEHTGYPLPRIEVTDAVKAMAPVRTTLHFIMDYEGLDSIFIAGHLPSLGLLASEILTGGPNLDIAIENSGLMQINWNIATGQSGLNWSLTPAQLAEMKG, from the coding sequence ATGCTGATTCACCTGATGCAACACGGAGCCTGCCTGTCCAAGGAACTGGACCCCCACCAGCCGCTCAGCCCGGTAGGCCGGGAACAGGTCATGAAATCCGCCCGCGCGGCACGTGCCCTCGGTCTGCGCTTCGAGCTCGTGGTCGCCAGTCCCAAGGTCCGCTCGTTGCAGACGGCAGAGATCATGGCGGAACACACAGGCTACCCGCTCCCGCGCATCGAGGTCACCGACGCGGTAAAAGCCATGGCCCCGGTCAGGACAACTTTGCATTTCATCATGGATTACGAAGGATTGGATTCAATATTCATCGCCGGGCATCTGCCGTCGCTGGGCCTGCTGGCTTCGGAGATTCTGACCGGCGGGCCGAACCTCGACATCGCCATTGAAAACAGCGGCCTGATGCAGATCAACTGGAATATCGCCACCGGCCAAAGCGGCCTGAACTGGTCTCTCACCCCAGCCCAACTGGCCGAGATGAAAGGCTAA
- a CDS encoding YggT family protein, with translation MDLIVRAIATVLDFVLTAYFWIVIISALLSWVNPDPYNPVVRFLRGVTEPVFYKIRSWIPFAVVGGFDLSPIVVILAIKVCEIVVVGNLMRLAYSLGSGMPM, from the coding sequence ATGGACTTGATTGTCCGCGCTATAGCTACCGTTCTCGACTTCGTTCTCACCGCCTATTTCTGGATCGTCATCATTTCCGCTCTCCTTTCATGGGTGAACCCGGACCCGTACAATCCTGTCGTGCGTTTTCTGCGCGGCGTGACGGAACCCGTTTTCTATAAGATCCGCAGTTGGATACCCTTTGCCGTCGTGGGCGGTTTCGACCTTTCTCCCATCGTCGTCATTCTCGCCATCAAGGTGTGCGAGATCGTGGTGGTGGGCAACCTGATGCGTCTGGCCTATTCACTGGGCAGCGGCATGCCCATGTAG
- a CDS encoding DMT family transporter, giving the protein MTNNRKALTYGLATVAIWSTVASAFKIALRHMDPLQLLLVACAASIAALGGILLAQGNLDKLFGMERREAARCALLGALNPFLYYIILFQAYDLLPAQEAQPINYTWAVTLSLLSVPLLGQKMSLKDLAAILLSYFGVVVISTHGDLPALDFSSPAGVALALGSTIIWALYWIFNTRSKADPMAGLLLGFLFGFPLILAATLVFSELPTLTTESLLAATYVGFFEMGVTFALWITAMKYAALPDGGGTARVANLIFLSPFLSLVFIHFLVGEDILPATVAGLGFIIAGNALMQYKRRA; this is encoded by the coding sequence GTGACCAACAACAGAAAGGCGCTGACATACGGCCTGGCCACCGTGGCCATCTGGTCCACGGTGGCCTCGGCCTTCAAGATAGCCCTGCGGCACATGGACCCGCTGCAACTGTTGCTCGTAGCCTGCGCGGCTTCCATCGCGGCCCTGGGGGGAATCCTGCTCGCACAGGGAAACCTCGACAAACTATTCGGCATGGAGCGGCGGGAAGCGGCACGCTGCGCCCTGCTCGGCGCGCTCAATCCGTTTTTGTACTATATCATCCTGTTCCAGGCCTACGATCTGCTCCCGGCGCAGGAGGCGCAGCCCATCAACTACACATGGGCCGTGACCCTGTCCCTGCTGTCCGTGCCGCTCCTGGGCCAGAAAATGTCACTCAAGGACCTGGCGGCCATTCTCCTGAGCTATTTCGGCGTGGTGGTCATCTCCACCCACGGCGACCTGCCGGCGCTCGACTTCTCCAGTCCCGCCGGCGTAGCCTTGGCGCTCGGCAGCACGATCATCTGGGCGCTCTACTGGATCTTCAACACGCGCAGCAAGGCCGACCCCATGGCCGGTCTGTTGCTGGGATTCCTGTTCGGCTTTCCGCTCATACTTGCGGCCACGCTCGTTTTTTCCGAACTTCCGACCCTGACCACCGAGTCGCTCCTGGCCGCCACGTATGTGGGATTCTTTGAAATGGGCGTGACCTTCGCCCTGTGGATCACGGCCATGAAATACGCGGCCCTGCCCGATGGGGGCGGGACCGCGCGGGTGGCCAACCTGATATTCCTTTCGCCCTTTCTTTCCCTCGTCTTCATCCACTTTCTGGTGGGCGAAGACATCCTGCCCGCCACCGTGGCCGGGCTCGGTTTCATCATCGCGGGCAACGCCCTCATGCAATACAAGCGCAGAGCCTGA
- a CDS encoding DivIVA domain-containing protein: MTVSKIDLLNKQFSRSMFGYSRMEVDQFMLELAEVIGDAADAQKDMRKKIIRLDKSLKEYRQRDETLRDTLVSTQKMVDDLKVTASKEAQLILDEARAKADATVQKGHSRLAQIHEEIEALKRTRTQFEIQLKGLLNSHLEMLEMSNPERDKVEEMESKLKYLKKVD, from the coding sequence ATGACAGTTTCCAAAATCGATTTGCTCAACAAGCAGTTTTCCCGGTCCATGTTCGGCTATTCCCGCATGGAGGTCGATCAGTTCATGTTGGAACTGGCCGAGGTTATCGGGGACGCGGCTGATGCGCAAAAGGATATGCGAAAGAAAATCATAAGGTTGGATAAGTCTCTCAAGGAGTACCGTCAGCGTGACGAGACCCTGCGCGACACCCTGGTATCCACCCAGAAGATGGTGGACGATCTCAAGGTGACGGCCAGCAAGGAGGCCCAGCTCATCCTGGACGAGGCCCGCGCCAAGGCGGATGCCACGGTCCAGAAGGGCCACAGCAGGCTGGCCCAGATTCACGAAGAGATCGAGGCCCTGAAGCGGACCCGGACCCAGTTCGAGATTCAGCTCAAGGGGTTGCTCAACTCCCATCTCGAGATGTTGGAGATGTCCAATCCCGAACGGGACAAGGTCGAAGAGATGGAGTCCAAGCTCAAGTACCTCAAGAAAGTGGATTAA
- a CDS encoding methyl-accepting chemotaxis protein, with amino-acid sequence MRVAQEQAQDARERGESARCRGLLSAAATLDTSIQSIRTHSLQLAEVASRAHEGAFEQQRFISEAATAMEEMNAAVNESARNASDAAEDAARVMEYAGSGSEVVSRTLESISAVSDNSQSLVENVAGLGVQAEGVGTIMGVISDIADQTNLLALNAAIEAARAGEAGRGFAVVADEVRKLAEKTMDATRDVGVAIQGIQEQVGQTIEGVRDMSNLADEAAGLARKSGKALSEIVEYAGTSSGRIGSIAAAASQQSITSEALSRTIVEVQAISDATGKGMEEAVQAVSRVSEGVDDLATMTGMFRMVGDGMVQAVIGELAASDNILSRERSRQERAMRQALKANDFLELLYITDEKGVQTVSNMGGKVTGYAEDTSALGGKWGNRPWFTGAMESGTFYISDVYTSSASGESCITVSSPYFGSNGKPFGVIAADVRVAA; translated from the coding sequence GTGCGCGTCGCTCAGGAGCAGGCGCAGGATGCCCGGGAGCGTGGCGAGTCAGCCCGTTGCCGGGGCTTGTTGTCCGCAGCGGCTACGCTGGACACGTCCATCCAGTCCATCAGGACCCACTCCCTGCAGCTGGCGGAGGTGGCATCCAGGGCGCATGAAGGGGCGTTTGAACAGCAGCGTTTCATCAGTGAGGCGGCCACTGCAATGGAGGAGATGAACGCGGCCGTCAACGAGTCGGCCCGGAACGCTTCCGACGCGGCCGAAGACGCGGCCCGGGTCATGGAGTATGCCGGGTCCGGGTCGGAAGTGGTCTCAAGGACGCTGGAGTCCATCAGCGCCGTGTCCGACAACTCCCAGTCCCTGGTCGAGAACGTGGCCGGGTTGGGCGTGCAGGCCGAGGGCGTGGGCACCATCATGGGCGTCATCTCCGACATCGCCGACCAGACCAACCTCTTGGCGTTGAACGCGGCCATCGAGGCGGCCAGGGCCGGTGAGGCGGGCCGCGGGTTCGCGGTGGTGGCCGACGAGGTGCGCAAGCTGGCCGAAAAGACCATGGACGCAACCAGGGACGTGGGTGTGGCCATCCAGGGGATTCAGGAGCAGGTGGGTCAGACCATTGAAGGCGTCAGGGACATGTCGAACCTTGCCGACGAGGCGGCCGGGCTGGCCCGGAAGTCGGGCAAGGCCCTGAGTGAGATAGTCGAGTATGCCGGAACCAGCTCCGGACGTATCGGGTCCATTGCCGCGGCAGCGTCGCAGCAGTCCATCACCAGCGAGGCCCTGTCCAGGACCATCGTCGAGGTGCAGGCCATTTCCGATGCCACCGGGAAGGGCATGGAAGAAGCGGTTCAGGCGGTTTCCCGCGTGTCCGAGGGGGTCGACGACCTGGCGACCATGACCGGCATGTTCCGCATGGTCGGTGACGGGATGGTGCAGGCGGTTATCGGCGAACTGGCCGCGTCGGACAATATCCTGTCCCGCGAACGGTCCAGGCAGGAGCGGGCCATGCGCCAGGCGCTCAAGGCAAATGACTTCCTTGAATTGTTGTATATAACGGACGAGAAAGGCGTGCAGACCGTTTCCAACATGGGCGGAAAGGTCACCGGCTATGCCGAGGATACGTCGGCCCTGGGCGGCAAATGGGGCAATCGGCCATGGTTTACGGGAGCCATGGAGAGCGGGACCTTCTATATCTCGGACGTGTACACCTCGTCCGCCTCCGGCGAGAGCTGCATTACGGTGTCGAGTCCGTACTTTGGCAGCAACGGCAAGCCTTTCGGCGTGATCGCTGCCGACGTCCGCGTGGCCGCATAG
- a CDS encoding HAD family hydrolase: MALANPIMNPRLLEGLRTIVFDNDGVIVDSYEANMVYYGTIRQELGMPPMTEAERVYVHTRTHNEAVRHIVPTDKLDRAFEIGRNFDASLLHPYLKRSEGLGEFLWWLRDAGFNLAINTSRGTSMEMILDLLDLRGFFHPVVTSDKVSVPKPHPEGLNWIMRDHGVRPDEVAYIGDSIVDERAAVASGVRFWAYGNPSLNAAVHISSFWDIKSAMQGCYKGRVLTY; the protein is encoded by the coding sequence ATGGCGCTTGCCAACCCGATAATGAACCCCCGTCTGCTGGAGGGCCTCCGGACCATCGTGTTCGACAACGACGGGGTGATCGTCGATTCGTATGAGGCCAACATGGTTTACTACGGCACCATCCGCCAGGAACTGGGCATGCCGCCCATGACCGAGGCGGAGAGGGTGTACGTTCACACCAGGACCCACAACGAGGCCGTGCGCCACATCGTCCCGACCGACAAGCTGGACAGGGCCTTTGAGATCGGCCGCAATTTCGATGCTTCCCTGCTGCATCCCTATCTCAAGCGGTCCGAAGGACTCGGCGAGTTCCTGTGGTGGCTTCGGGACGCAGGGTTCAACCTGGCCATCAACACCAGCCGCGGGACGAGCATGGAAATGATCCTTGATCTCCTCGACCTGCGCGGATTTTTCCACCCGGTCGTCACCTCGGACAAGGTGTCCGTGCCCAAGCCTCATCCCGAGGGACTCAATTGGATCATGCGCGACCACGGCGTCCGCCCGGACGAGGTGGCCTACATAGGGGATTCCATTGTGGACGAGAGGGCGGCCGTGGCCTCCGGAGTCCGTTTCTGGGCCTACGGAAATCCCTCCCTCAACGCCGCCGTCCACATCAGCAGTTTTTGGGACATCAAGAGCGCCATGCAGGGGTGCTACAAAGGCCGGGTTCTGACGTATTAG
- the miaA gene encoding tRNA (adenosine(37)-N6)-dimethylallyltransferase MiaA translates to MSAKPPIVCLLGPTGTGKTGAAIAISRRMPASVINFDSRQVYKDFPIITAQPDAEERAACPHHLYGFLPTGEKMTAARFVELAMEKIEEVRDRGRLPILVGGTGMYLRSLLSGIASIPEIPEDVRAGVLARIRAEGPQRLHAELEKVDPEYAARIHPNDTQRNARAAEVYAATGRTMTWWHTESEHSPAPYDALKVGMKIGLDELEPHLARRISAMLEQGAMDEAVAAYEKCPDPEAPGWTGIGCAELLAFLRDEMSLDAARGRWIKNTRAYAKRQLTWFNKETDIHWFAPGDNGPVCDLVEKWLVGKND, encoded by the coding sequence ATGAGCGCCAAGCCTCCCATAGTCTGCCTGCTGGGTCCCACCGGAACCGGCAAGACCGGTGCGGCCATCGCGATTTCGCGGCGCATGCCCGCCAGCGTCATCAATTTCGATTCCCGACAGGTGTACAAGGACTTTCCCATCATTACGGCCCAGCCGGACGCGGAAGAGCGCGCCGCGTGTCCGCATCATCTTTACGGTTTTCTGCCCACCGGGGAGAAGATGACCGCCGCCCGTTTCGTCGAGTTGGCCATGGAGAAGATCGAGGAGGTCCGGGACAGGGGGCGTTTGCCCATCCTGGTGGGCGGAACGGGCATGTATCTGCGTTCCCTGTTGTCGGGGATTGCGTCCATACCGGAAATCCCGGAGGATGTCCGGGCTGGAGTGCTGGCCCGGATCAGGGCCGAGGGGCCGCAGAGGCTGCACGCCGAACTGGAGAAGGTGGACCCTGAGTATGCGGCCAGAATCCATCCCAACGACACCCAGCGCAACGCCCGTGCCGCCGAAGTGTATGCCGCAACCGGCAGGACCATGACATGGTGGCACACCGAGAGCGAGCATAGTCCCGCTCCCTACGACGCCCTCAAGGTTGGCATGAAGATCGGCCTGGACGAACTGGAGCCCCACCTTGCCAGGCGCATTTCCGCCATGTTGGAACAGGGCGCCATGGACGAAGCCGTGGCCGCCTACGAGAAATGTCCGGACCCGGAGGCGCCGGGCTGGACCGGCATCGGATGCGCGGAATTGTTGGCCTTTCTTCGCGACGAAATGAGCCTGGACGCGGCGCGTGGCAGGTGGATCAAGAACACCAGGGCGTACGCCAAGCGTCAGTTGACGTGGTTCAACAAGGAAACCGACATTCACTGGTTTGCGCCGGGCGACAACGGTCCGGTCTGCGATCTGGTGGAGAAATGGTTGGTCGGGAAGAACGATTAG